The stretch of DNA CCTAGCTTCGCGCCCTGAGGAAGGACCATGGTATAGCGCACCGAGCCGGTGAGCCCGCGATAGATTTCCCGCGCCACATTCTGGTAGCGATTGTCGAGAACGGCAACGACCGTATCGCCATCGTATGCAGCCCCCGTTCCATTTTGCAGGCCACGGCTGTTGGCTCCGGCAATCAGACTATCCTGGAACGTCTGCGACGGATCCGGATCGAGAAAGCTGGCATAAAGGTCGTTGGAAAAGGCGCCGGTGATCGACGAGATCGGGGTCGCGATCCGGTTGCGGTAGTTGAAATGGAAGTAGCCCAGTGTTGCTGTAAGTCCTGGCAATCCTTGCGGTTTTATTTCTCCGGACACGGTCCAGTTTTCTGAGCGCTCGGGTTTCAGGTTGGCATTGGAACCTGCAAGGTACAAGAATGTCGAGCTTGCGGGATAGCCGCTGGCATAGCTCGAGGCAGGCAGCAGCACCAGCGCATAGCCGTTGTATTGCTCATAGAAAGTCGGCAGTCGGAAAGAGCGGCCCCAACTGGCCTTGAGTGTTACACCCTCCACCGGCGCATAGATGATCCCGGCCTTGGGGACGGCGGCAGAGGCGGTGCCGCTGTTCGCCTCGTATCGAAACGCGCCGGTGATCGACAGCGAGCGCCCAAGGGCAGAAGCTTGCCCTGGCGCGAGCAGGGGGATGAACGTCTCGATATAGCCGAAGCGGTTATATCGATGGGTATCGAAGCCAGTGGTCGAAGCCGCCGATGCCGCCAGCAGGGACAGGCTGGTCCTGCGTAGACCGCCGCCGATGGCAATTCGCACGGCGCCTGCGGGCAGAGCGAATACCGGGCCATCGGCATTGATCTCGATGGAAGAGGCCGAGTTGTCGTAGCGGCGGTCGCCTTGCGATGTCTGGACGCCCTGCGCATAGACGCCCGAGATGAAATGTGTCCTATCGAAGGCATAGGAGGTCAGCAGATTGCCGGTCCAGCCATGGCCAAGATTAGCCTTGAGCGTGGGGCGACCGTGAAAGAGGGGTTTTTGCCTCGGCTATCCTGGCCGCCGTACAGGTGGCTCTGGCCTGCGGTTCCGCCGAACACCGAATACTGCCGGGTCTGCTTGTACAGCATGTCGATCCGGGCCGTGAGGGCGCTGCCGATATCTTGATGCGCACTGAGCAGCAGGTTGTGTCGTTTCAGGGATGGGTACAGCGAGGCATCCGTCCCCATCGAACTTGCATAGTCACGCTGCGATGCGGCGATACCCGAATTGCCGGTATAGGTATAAGCGGCCATGATGCCGCCACGCGCCCAGATGTGACCGGCGAGGAGACTGTACTGCTGCTGGAAATCGCCGCCATCGGTCGAGCCGCCGATGCGCGCCTCGGTTTCCAGACCCTGGTAATCGCTGCGCAAGGCGACATTGACGACACCGGCCACGGCGTCGGCACCATAGATCGCCGAAGCACCGTCGGCCACGATCTCGATCCGTTCGGCCGCGCCGGCAGGAATGGCATCGATGTCGACGCCGGCATTGATGCCCGAGTAGCTTAGCCGGTTGCCGTTGAGTAGGGTCAGGGTCGCGTTGGGCCCCAGTCCCAGAAGATCGACCGAACTGGCTCCGTTGACGTTGCCATCGTCATCCCCCTGGCTTGTCCCGACGCCGGGATTCTGGCCGCCTGCGAAATTGAGCGGGGAACTGCGCAGGACTTCGCCCAGATCCGCCTGTCCGCTTTCATCGATGTCCTGAGCGGTGACTGTCCGGACCGGCGCCGAAGGTGGCGCGCCATGAATGCGGCTGCCGGTCACGAGGATCTGCGCGCCGGTTGGCTGGTCGCCCCCCGGCCGGGGGGCGTCGGTGATGCGCCGGATCGTCACCGCGCCTGCCGAGAACCGGGCACGAAGGTGCGTTCCTGCAAGAAGCCGCACGATCGCCTCGCGAGCGCTCAATCGTTCGTGCAGGGCAGGCGCGCGCAGGCTGTCGATGTCGCCGGGCGCGAACAGCTCCCAACCTGCGCGGGTGGCGACGTCGCGCAGGGCATCGCCGAGGCCTTGTGCCGGCATGTCGAATGGCAGGACCGTCTCCGTGCGAGCCGATGCCGGTATGGACAGCATGCCAACGCCGGTTCCCAGCGAAAGCGCGAAAAGCAATCTGTTCCTCATGATCAAAGCCCCCTTGGTTTTGGCGGGATTTTCCCGCTACCGAGGAGCTTTGACGTGAGGGGAAGCGCGACCTTAGTGCGTGGTACGAATTTATTTTTCGTCGAGATGGATGCCGTCGGGTCGATGAGTGACGGCCAGAGAAAAGACGTCTGCCACCCTGGCGGCGATTCTGGCCGGGTCGGTAACCTTGAAGCGGCCCGATATGCGCAGTGTCCCAAGCCGGCTGTTGTCCAGGACGATGACGGGCGGGCCGTAGCGATTTGTGCGGGCGACCAGTTCGCTCAAGGGAACAGCGCGAAAGTCCAACCATCCTTGGGGCCAGTCCCGCTCATCCACATCCGAGGCTGGCGCCGGAGCCGGGTCGAAACGGGTTGCCGAATAGGACAAGGCCTGTCCCTTGATCAGCATGTGACTTGGCCTGATGTAGG from Novosphingobium sp. 9 encodes:
- a CDS encoding TonB-dependent receptor domain-containing protein; the encoded protein is MLTSYAFDRTHFISGVYAQGVQTSQGDRRYDNSASSIEINADGPVFALPAGAVRIAIGGGLRRTSLSLLAASAASTTGFDTHRYNRFGYIETFIPLLAPGQASALGRSLSITGAFRYEANSGTASAAVPKAGIIYAPVEGVTLKASWGRSFRLPTFYEQYNGYALVLLPASSYASGYPASSTFLYLAGSNANLKPERSENWTVSGEIKPQGLPGLTATLGYFHFNYRNRIATPISSITGAFSNDLYASFLDPDPSQTFQDSLIAGANSRGLQNGTGAAYDGDTVVAVLDNRYQNVAREIYRGLTGSVRYTMVLPQGAKLGLTLDGVWIDSDRQLIAGASMVQLAGTLFNPPHIRVRGGISYSTRQFSLSGFANLASKLTDTRTSTRYSIHGPRTIDLAALFHASGGLDLGMTVNNLLNAKPPTIVTSSGYDTPFDSTNFSAIGRFISVRIRKSW
- a CDS encoding TonB-dependent receptor; this encodes MRNRLLFALSLGTGVGMLSIPASARTETVLPFDMPAQGLGDALRDVATRAGWELFAPGDIDSLRAPALHERLSAREAIVRLLAGTHLRARFSAGAVTIRRITDAPRPGGDQPTGAQILVTGSRIHGAPPSAPVRTVTAQDIDESGQADLGEVLRSSPLNFAGGQNPGVGTSQGDDDGNVNGASSVDLLGLGPNATLTLLNGNRLSYSGINAGVDIDAIPAGAAERIEIVADGASAIYGADAVAGVVNVALRSDYQGLETEARIGGSTDGGDFQQQYSLLAGHIWARGGIMAAYTYTGNSGIAASQRDYASSMGTDASLYPSLKRHNLLLSAHQDIGSALTARIDMLYKQTRQYSVFGGTAGQSHLYGGQDSRGKNPSFTVAPRSRLILAMAGPAIC